From Planctomycetota bacterium, a single genomic window includes:
- a CDS encoding PEP-CTERM sorting domain-containing protein, which translates to MSKNDESGQRGRLRLVAGAWAMIVSLAMPSLTRASIVLHWTFDEAASGTTNALNSAGNGTINGVFNSTSTRSTNTPNSASTASFNTSGGSTSYLVATDPSGTQPIDDVDNLTKFTIALWFNPQSAIAANKRLIAKNDLSPNTSGFDWLFSNSSGGLTISVNGTSIASSANAAVDLNVWHFMVVTYDGSLTTNNVKFYTGAVASAVAQLGSTRTLNKGAVADNDDELRLGGTQRSSTATPDALFDDVRIYNTVLDLTALETIRQEGITAPVSAPEPTSLALLGIGVAAIARRRR; encoded by the coding sequence GTGTCGAAAAATGATGAAAGCGGTCAACGCGGGCGATTGCGCCTCGTGGCCGGCGCGTGGGCGATGATCGTATCGCTTGCGATGCCGAGTCTGACGCGGGCATCGATCGTGCTGCACTGGACCTTTGACGAAGCCGCCAGCGGCACGACCAACGCCCTCAATTCCGCCGGCAACGGCACGATCAATGGCGTCTTCAACAGCACTTCGACCCGCTCCACCAACACCCCCAACAGCGCCTCCACCGCCAGCTTCAATACCAGCGGCGGATCGACGAGCTATCTCGTCGCCACCGACCCGTCAGGCACGCAGCCCATCGACGATGTTGACAACCTGACGAAATTCACCATCGCCCTCTGGTTCAATCCTCAGTCCGCGATCGCCGCCAACAAGCGACTCATCGCCAAGAACGACCTGTCGCCGAACACCAGCGGCTTCGACTGGCTGTTCAGCAATTCCTCCGGCGGTTTGACGATCTCCGTCAACGGCACCTCCATCGCCAGTTCCGCCAACGCCGCCGTCGATCTGAATGTATGGCACTTCATGGTCGTCACCTACGACGGCTCCTTGACCACCAATAACGTCAAGTTCTACACCGGCGCCGTCGCCAGCGCCGTCGCACAGCTCGGCTCCACCCGGACGCTCAACAAGGGCGCGGTCGCCGACAATGACGATGAACTGCGCCTCGGCGGCACGCAGCGCTCGAGCACCGCGACGCCCGATGCGCTTTTTGACGATGTGCGCATTTACAACACCGTCCTGGACCTCACCGCCCTTGAAACGATCCGGCAGGAGGGCATCACGGCCCCCGTCAGTGCTCCCGAGCCGACCAGTCTGGCCCTTCTGGGAATCGGCGTCGCGGCGATCGCGCGGCGGCGGCGATGA
- a CDS encoding sigma-70 family RNA polymerase sigma factor, whose amino-acid sequence MYSCHGPACNNDRRLLLAIDGTILVRSLAQLRPNILAYIVSIIGDAHLAEDVLQDVFVSAYQKRDTIENAAHLANWLRVAARHLALNALRDRKSDPHFSSDILDLLDPHWEPFDAGAGSDTVHALHECIEKLSPYSRQLVSLRYTQGLSGKRLASHLGKELNTVYVALTRIHRALAECISRRLAREAEGRHD is encoded by the coding sequence ATGTACAGTTGTCACGGCCCCGCGTGCAACAATGACCGGAGACTTCTCTTGGCAATCGACGGCACCATTCTCGTCCGCTCCCTGGCCCAGCTTCGGCCCAATATCCTCGCCTACATTGTCTCCATCATCGGCGACGCCCACCTTGCCGAGGATGTCCTTCAGGACGTGTTCGTCTCCGCCTATCAGAAGCGCGACACGATCGAGAACGCGGCCCATCTGGCCAACTGGCTCCGCGTCGCCGCCCGGCATTTGGCGCTCAACGCCCTCCGCGACCGCAAGTCCGATCCGCACTTTTCCTCCGACATTCTCGACCTGCTCGATCCGCACTGGGAGCCCTTCGACGCCGGCGCGGGCAGCGACACGGTGCACGCGCTTCACGAATGCATCGAAAAGCTTTCGCCCTACAGCCGCCAGCTCGTGTCGCTGCGTTACACGCAGGGGCTTTCGGGCAAGCGTCTCGCGTCGCACCTGGGCAAGGAGCTCAACACGGTCTACGTCGCCCTGACGCGCATTCACCGCGCCTTGGCTGAGTGCATCTCCCGCCGCCTGGCGCGCGAAGCGGAGGGCCGCCATGACTGA